The Usitatibacter rugosus genome segment CAATCGCGAGCCTGGGGCGCCCACGCGGTGGCGAAGTCGCGCGATTGGCGCTGGAACTCGGACGTCTCATCCCCGCCGGCACACACGAAGAGCGGCGCCTGGATGGTGCGCTCGACGTCCATCATGCCGACGCTGCGCGCCTCGGCGTCGTCGAGGCGAAGGTCGGCGTTCGCGCTGTAGTGCGGCAACGGGGTCAGGTCGTAGACGCCGCTGATCGGCACGCCACCGATCACGCGCTTCGGGTCGAACGCCAGCTTCTTCGAAGCGAAGATCGCCGCGGCGAGGTGGCCGCCGGCCGAATGTCCGCTCACCACTACGCGGTCCTTCGCGATGCCCTGCGCGAAGAGCCAGTTGGTGGCCGCCACCACGTCGTCGATGATGTCGGCGATTCGCACCTCGGGGCAAAGCCGGTAGCCGATGTTCGCGACACCCAGGCCCGAGGCGACGAACGGCGGCGCGATCCACGCGTGCGAGTCCTTGTGCAGGGCGCGCCAATAGCCACCGTGGATGAAGACGAGCAGGCCGCGCTCGTTCCTGGCGGGAAAGTAGTCGATGCGATGCCGCGCGTGCGGGCCGTAGGCCAGGTCGAGCCGGCCTTCCAGCGTCTTGCGGGCGTAGTCGGAATCGCGGTCCCAGCGCGCGAAGTACTTCGGATGGTCCGGGACGGCCTGGCGGTTGTTGTACTCGCGTTCGATCTGCTCGGGGGTCATGCCCCGCAGTTTACCGCCGGATCGTGGCGGCGATCTCCGCGGCCATGCGCGCGAGCGCTCGGCTGTGCGCCGCGGCGATGCCGGCCGCGTCGCGCGAGGGCAGCGGCTCCGTGACCGCCGTGCGCCCGGACTTGCGCGCGCCCGCCGAAGCGTTCGCGCCCGTGGGCGTTACGGTCCACATGGCTTCCAGCGTGGCGCCCGCGTCCAACGACGAATCGAAACGCTGCACGTCGACGGTCACGGCGAAGTCCGGGGCGTACGGGCCGAAGCGGCCCGAGGTGACGCGACTCGTCCCGAGCTCCGCGCGAAGGTCTTCCGCCAGCACGCGCGGGATGGCCGCTTTCAGGGGCTCGACCCACCGGTTCGCATCGTCGATCTCGACACGGTTGGGGCCGGTACGAATCACCATGGCGTTGCGGTCGACGGCTTCCGGAACGGTGGCGACGCCTACGTGGATGGCAGGGCCGGAGCTGGTCGCGGGCGACGGTGCGTTGCCCGGCGCGGCCGAGAGGTTGAAGTAGCTCTCCTTCACCGCCGAGCCGCCGAAGCAGCCGGAGAGCACGAGGGGAGCGACCAGCAGCGTGAGTGCGCGCTTCATTTCGACTCCGTCCGCTTGCCGCGGATCAGCGATTCGGGATGGCGTTCGAGGTAGTCCGTGAGTTGGCGCACCGAGTCCGCGGCGCGACGCACTTCGTCCAGGGCGCCGCGGAGGTCGCCTCCGATCGGGGAATCCGACGACAGCGTCTGCTCCGCGGTACCGAGCGTCTTGCGGGCGGACTCGAGCGTCATGCGCAGCTCCGGCGCGACTTCGTTGGAGAGCTTCGCCATCACCGCGTCGGCATTCTTGAGCGAGGTCTGCAGTGCCGCCATCGAGGCGCGCAGGTCCGCCGCGATCTTGTCGAAGGGCACCTTCTCGAGGTTCGCGGCGATCGCGGCGACCGAGTCCTGCAGCTCGCCGGGCCCGCCGCCCATCACCGGGATCTCGGGCGGGGTCTTCGTGAAGTCGACCGTGGCCTTCGGTGCCTGCGGGAAGAACTCGAGGTTCACGTAGAGCGCGCCCGTCAGCAGGTTGGAGCTCTTCAGCTGCGCGCGCATGCCGCGATCGACGAAGCGGCCGATGCGCTGCTGGGGCGTGAGGTTCGGGAGCGGTGCACGCGCGGGATCGCGGAAGCGCGAGCGCAGCCGCTCGGGGTAGAGGTCGATCTCCACCAGCATGAGGAAGCGCGACTGCTGCGACTCGAAGTCGAGGTCGATGCGCTTCACCTCGCCCACGGTGATGCCGCGGAAGTCGACCGGCGAGCCCACCTGCAGGCCCTTCACCGATTTCGTGAAGCGCACGACGAACTTCTCGACCACCGTCTCGCGCGGCGCCATCGCCTTGGTGCGGTTGTCGAAGAGCCAGTACTCCGCCTTCGCCGCCGCCTCGGGACGCGTCACGGATTCGGTCGGCGTCTCGAACGCGATGCCGCCCAGCAGCACCGTGATCAGCGACTGCACCTGCACGCGCACGCCGTTGGAGTCGAGCGAAAGCTCCGCGCCGCTCGCGTTCCAGAAGCGCGTGTCGTCGTTCACGAGCTTGTCGTAGGGCGCCTCGACGAAAATGCCGACGCGCACCTCCTCGCCGTGGCCCGGAACTTCGGTCGAGACGACCTTGCCCACCACGACGCCGCGGAAGTAGATCGGCGAGTTGATGTCGAGCGATCCGAGGTCGTCGGTACGGACCGTGAAGATGCGCCCCGCTTGATCCGCGACCAGCACGGGCGGCGTCTCGAGGCCGACGAACTCCTTCTTCGAGGACTTCGAGGTTCCCGGCTCGGCACCGATGTACGAGCCGGCGAGCAACGTGCCCAGGCCCGAGACCTGTCCGCCGGCGATGCGCGGGCGCACCACCCAGAACTTCGTGTCCTCGACCAGGAAGAGGCTCGCGGTCTGGCGATCCACCTCGGCGCTCACCACGACGGACTTCCCGTCCTCGGACAGGCGTACCGACTTCACGATGCCGATGTCCACGGCCTTGTGGCGGATGCGTGTCTTCCCGGGCTCGATGCCCTCGGCCGACTTGAAGGTGATCGTCACGTCGGGGCCGCGATTGAGGAAGTGCTCGATCGCGAGCCAGCCGCCGATCAGGAGGGCCAGGACCGGGACGATCCACACCAGTTGCGGCGTGCGCGGCCCGCCCCGCTTGGAGACCGCGCGCGGAATCGCCGACTCACTGCTCGGGATTGCGGGTTCGTTCGTCGTGCCCTCAGCCATTGCGATGCTCCACGGGATCCCACGTAAGCCGCGGGTCGAAGCTCATCGAGGCCAGCATCGTGAGGACCACCACCGCGCAGAAGGCCACCGCGCCCGGTGCGGGCTCGACGGATGCGAATACCTTGAACTGGACCAGCGCCACGAGGACGGCGCCCACGTAGATGTCGACCATCGACCAGCGGCTGATGTAGGCCGTTGCACGGTAGATCATGGCACGCGTGCGAGGTTGCCAGAGGGAACCGCGCTTCGCCATCGCGATGAGCAGGGCCAGCGTCGCGATCTTGAACGCGGGCACGACGATGCTCGCAATGAAGAGGATCCCCGCGAGGAGCTTCGCTTCCGTGCGCCACAGGTGCATCACGCCGCTCATGATCGTGTCGGACTGCGCGACGAAGAGCTGCCCCGTCGTGACCACGGGCACCAGGTTCGCGGGAATGTAGAGCACGGCGGCCGCGGCGAGGAAGGCGGCCGAACGCGTGAGGCTGCTGGGCTTGCGCTCGTGGATCGCGGCACCGCAACGCGAGCAGAAGGCGCGCGCCGTCCCGGGCTCCACGCGCTGGAGTTGCTCACACGTCAGGCAGGACCACAGGCCCTGGTCGGCGGCGAGGGCGGTCACGGCCGGGCTTCCGCCGGTTCGCGATCGGTCGCGCGCGCGGATTCGATCTCCGCCACGCGGCGCCACACCTCGTTCGGTTCATAGGCCTGCATCGCCATCGCACGCAGCAGGACATAGCCGCCCAGCGCATACAGCCCGTTCCCGACCTCGGCCGTGGCGAGCTGCGACAGGCGCGATGTCGCGATGATCGTCGCGAGGAGGTAGACGTCCAGCATCACCCAGGCCCGAACCCATTCGGCACTGCGGAAGGTCACGGCGAGCCACGGCGGCACGGTTCCCAGGCGGAGCGGCAGGAGCATCGCCAGCATCACGACCAGCTCGGCGGCCGGCAGGAGGAGCGCGGAGAAGAGCGTGATCAGGGCGAGGCTCGCCATGCCGTGGTCGCGGAGCGCCGCGATGGTCTGGAAGATGTTGGCCGAGGTCTCGATGCCGTTGGAGTCCAGGCGAATCAGGTCGTGGGCGTTGGCTCCGATGAAAAGCACCGCGGCGCCGGTGAGCAGGGCCAGCGTGCGGTCGAGGCTGGCCGGCTGGAAGCGATGCAGCTCGGCGCCGCACCGGAAGCAATGCGCGGCCGCGCTGCGGCGCAGCTGCGGGATCCGCTGCAGGGCGTCGCATTCCGGGCATGCGGTGAGATCGCGGGTTTGTAATTCCATGACCCCCATTAGTCCGGTGCTAGACTCGGTCGTTCCATGGATGTCCTACATCTTGCCGCTTCGCTGGCCCGCCACAGCGACTCCGCCGACCACTACACGCGTCTCTATCTCACCTCCGCGCACCGCGCGGCGGCGAAAGAATTGCAATCGTGGATGGTAGAAAGCGGCCTGCGTGTGCGCGTCGATTCGGTCGGCAACGTGATCGGCCGCTACGACGGCGCGACGCGGGATGCGAAGACGTTGCTGCTCGGCTCGCATTTCGATTCGGTGAGGAATGGCGGCAAGTACGACGGCGTGCTCGGAATTCTCGTTCCCATGGCCTGCGTGGCGGAGCTGCATCGCCGCGGTGAGCGGTTGCCCTGCGCCATCGAAGTGGCCGCCTTCGCGGACGAGGAGGGCGCTCGCTTCGCGACGGGCTTCCTCTCCAGCCGGGCGATGATCGGCGACTTCGACCGCACGTGGCTCGACCGGCGCGATGCCGATGGCGTTTCCATGCGCGAGGCGATGCGCGACGCGGAGCTCGATCCCGAGGCGGCGGGGTCCGATCCGCTGAACCGCAAGGCGCTCGCGGGCTACCTGGAGTTGCACATCGAGCAGGGGCCGGTGCTCCTGGATGCGGGGCTGGCGCTCGGCGTGGTCACGACGATCTCGGGCGGCAATCGCCACTCGGTGGTGGTGATCGGCGAGGCGGGGCACGCGGGCACGGTGCCGATGCAGCGGCGGCACGACGCACTCACGGCGGCTTCGGAGATGGTGCTGGCGATCGAGCGGCGCTGCGGCGTGACCGTCGAAGGCTCGCGCCTGGTCGGAACCGTCGGCATCCTCAAGGTTGTCGACGGCTCGAGCAACGTGATCCCGGGACGCATCGAGTTCTCGCTCGACATCCGCGCGGGCGACGACGCGACGCGCATCGCCGCCGAGGACGACATCTTCGCGGAGCTCGAGGCGATCGCGAAGCGCCGCGGCGTGCGCGTCGAGATGAAGCGCCACAGCGAGTCGACCGTGATCCGCTGCGCCGACCGGATGCAGGACCTCGTGGCCGCGAGCATCGCCGCCGTGGGTCTCGAGCCGCTGCGGCTACCCAGCGGCGCCGGTCACGACGCGATGATGTTCGCGCGCATCTGCGACGTCGGGATGATGTTCGTGCGCTGCGGCGCGGGCGGCGTAAGCCACAACCCCGCCGAGACCGTGACCGCCGAGGACGTCGACCTCGCCCGGCGGGCCGTCCTCGAATTCATGCGGCGGTTCGGCACCGTCGTCCCCGCGTAGGCGGGGACCCATGGATTCCCGCCTTCGCGGGAATGACGGTCAGGCAACGGCCTGCGAGAACGCGGGATCGTTCGCCGCATCCTTCATCACGTTGGCGAGCGTCGTGTACGCGACGGTCCAAGCCTCGCGCAGCTCGGGCGTGAAGTCGGTGTCGAGCGCCTGCTCGAGCGTCCACAGGAACGCTTCGGCGACGGAATCGTAGTGCTCGTCCTTCACGCCATAGGCGGCATGGCGGCGGCCCAGGTCCCCGGCGGTGGCGGTGATCTCGCCCATGCGGCCGAGGCAGCCGACGGCGGTGCCGAGCATGCCCATCAGCTTGCGGCCCTGCTGGTCGAGGGGCTTGCGGAAATGCGGGCGAAGCGAGGGATCCAGCTCGAAGAGGCGCGCGTAGAAGAGCAGGGCGGCCATGTCGCGGATGGGGACGATCTTCTTCCAGCTGTCCTGCACGAGTGCGATCTGTTGGGGCGTCATTTTCTTGGTGGGTTCGGATGCAGCGGCAACATCGCCGCCACCCTTGGATACGCCCACCCCCGTGTTCCGGATTGCGGAATATTCGGCAGAAAGACTGCCTATTTCCCCAACGCCGCCAGCTCTTTGTCGATCTCGTCGTAGAGGTGCTGGAGGTCGAATGCCACGTCGAACGGCTTGCCGTTGATGAAGATCGTCGGCGTCGACCGGACGCCGCTCTTCCGGCCGTCGGCGGCCATCGCCTTGATCCGCGTGAGGCTCACGTGGCCGTCCATCGCGAGCGAGAAGGCGGCCAGGTCGAGCTTGATCTCCCGGGCCACGGCGTTGAGATCGCTGCGCGTGAGGTTGCGCTGGCGGCGGAAGAGCCGGTCGTGCATCGGCCAGAACTTCCCCTGGATGGCCGCGGCCTCGGAAGCCTCGGCGGCGAGTACGGCGTGGGGATGGACGTCTTCCTGCGGGAAGTGGCGGAACGCGAAGCGCACGCTGCCGGGGTAGCGCAGCAACATCAAATGAATCCCCGAGGAGGCTTCCGCGCAGTACGGGCACTCGAAGTCGCCGTACTCGACCACGGTGACCGCGGCGCTGGCCTCACCGATGACATGGTCGGAAGCGCCGACCGGTGTGCGTAGGACACGCTTCATTCCGGAAAGGATACCCGACCCCATTGACAACGGGGGACGCCAGGGATTTAATTATTAACAAATGTGCTAATTAATGAATGATGCAACTCGACCTCGTCTTCGACGCCCTCGCTTCCCGGCCGCGCCGGCAGATCCTCGCGTATCTCTCCGAAGTGGAGCTCTCCACCTCGGATCTCGCAGAACGTTTCGCGATGACGGCACCGGCCATTTCGCGGCACCTCTCCGTGCTCGAGAAGGCCGGGCTCGTGACCAGCGAGCGCCGCGGGCAGTTCGTGTTCTACAAGCTGAACGGCGACAACCTCGTGAACACCCTGACTGGCTATGCCTTCGAGGTGTGTCCGGTGGGGCGGCCCCTCAAGCAGGAAGCCCGAGCGCTCAAGAAGCGCACGGCCAAAGGCTGACGCGACCGTGCGGCACCACGTCTGGCGTGTCGATGGAACCGAGGCCGATGCCAGCGCCGGCCGTGTCGAGTGGTCTCCCGCCAAGTCGATCTGGAACACGTCGATGCTCGCCGCGGCGCTCGTCCTCGCACCCCTCACGGCGACCCCCGCTGCGATCCTCGTCTTTGCCGTACTGACCTACACCACCCTGTTGCTGGGGCACTCGGTCGGGATGCATCGCTATCTCATCCACCGAACCTTCGAGACGAATCCGTGGCTCGCGCGGCTGCTCATCTATCTCGGAGTGCTCGTGGGCATGGCGGGACCGTACGGCATCCTGCGCATCCACGACACGCGCGACTGGGCGCAAAGGCAGCTCGATTGCCACGATTTCTTTTCGCACAGACGCGGCTTGCTCGTCGATGCGCTCTGGCAACTTCATTGCCGCTTTGCGTTCGATCGGCCGCCGGCGTTCCGAATCGAGGCCGACCTTCTCGCCGACCCGTGGCTCAAAGCCATGGAAAGGACATGGATGCTTCATCAGGTCCCGCTCGCGATTGCCCTCTACCTGGCCGGAGGATGGGGCTGGGTCGCGTGGGGCGTCTTCGCGCGAGTCTCGGTGAGCGTCGCGGGCCATTGGATCGTGACGTACTACTGCCACAACCCCGGCCCCGGCCGCTGGTGGGTCGAGGGCGCGGGAGTGCAAGCGGCCAACCTGCCTGGGTGGGGTCTGCTCACGCTCGGCGAATGCTGGCACAACAACCACCACGCGTTTCCGGAATCCGCTCGCATGGGCCTGGAGCCCCACGAGCTGGATCCGGGCTATTGGGTCATCGAACGCCTCCAGCGCGCGGGCCTCGCATGGAACGTCGGTGCGCCGCGCGCCGAGATGCTGCAAGACGACATCCACCCCGTTGAGTACATCCATGGAACAGAGCGCATCTCGTCCGCGGCCTGAGGCGGCCCTCGCCTCGCTCGATCCTTATCGGGTCAATTCCCTCATTCTCGACGCGAACGTGGATCCCGTGGCGGGACGCGCGCGCTGGGATCCGGCACGATCGGCCTGGAACGGCGGAATGCTCCTCGCTGCGATAGCGCTCGGTCCGCTCTACTTCACGTGGGGCGCCTTTACCGCATTCGTGGTGCTGCTCGCGCTGACCATGTGCGCCGGACACTCGGTCGGTTTCCACCGCCGCTTGATCCATCGCACATTCAAGTGTCCCAAGTGGCTCGAACGCGCGATGGTGTGGTCGGGCACGCTGGTCGGCATGCAAGGTCCCCTCTGGGTGATCCAGTCGCACGACATTCGCGACTGGGCCCAGCGCCAGCCCGATTGCCATGACTTCCTGAAGCATGGACGCGGCCCCTGGATGGACGCGTGGTGGAACCTGCATTGCCGGCTGTACCTCGATCGTCCACCGGGTTTCGATCCCGGCCCCGGCATCGGTGACGATCCCTTCTATCGCTTCCTCCAGCGCACGTGGATGCTGCAGCAGATCCCCGTCGCGCTCGTGCTCTTCGCGATCGGCGGCGTTCCGTGGGTGATCTGGGGCGTGTGCGTCCGCGTGACGGTCGGAGTCACGATGCACTGGTTCGTGGGCTACCTGTGCCACACGCACGGCCCGCAGAGCTGGCTCGTCGACAAGGGGGCCGTACAGGCCCACGACGTCCCTTGGGCGGCGATTCCGTCGATGGGTGAAAGCTGGCACAACAACCATCACGCCTTTCCGGCATCGGCGCGCCACGGTCTCTATCCGGGGCAAGTCGATCTCGGCTATGAGTTCGTCCTCCTGCTCGAGCGATGCGGGCTCGCGTGGGATATCCAGACGCCGGACCGTTTGCCGGCGCGGCCCGGTATCACGCCGATCGCGGCGCACTCGGTGGAGAGGATCCATGGACGACAAACCCGCTAAGCGCCGTTGGCTGCGCTGGGGCGCGCCGCTCCTCGCGGGCGCGGTGGTAGGCATAGCGATGCGGTTCGTCTTCTCGGGCTACCCGGACAGCATGACCCATGCCATGACGGCCGGGTTCATCTACTTCGTCCCGGTCGTGGTTGGAGCCGTAGCGGTCTACGTCTCGGAAAGGCTGTCTCCAACGGCCTCGGGATGGCATTTCAACATCGGCGCGCTGGCGAACGTGTTCTTCGTCATCGGAACGTTGCTGATCCTGATCGAAGGATTCGTTTGCGCCATCATCATCGTTCCTCTCTTCGCGGTCATCGGCGGCCTGTCGGGCCTTGCGATGGGCGCCATCTGCCGGAGGGTGACGAAATCGAAAGAGACGCTCTACGCGATCGCCATGCTCCCGTTCCTTGCCACGCCCATGGAGTCCCAGGTGCCGCTCCCGGTGGAACTGGCGAACGTCGAGCGCACGATCGTCATTCACGCCTCACCCGAGCGAGTGTGGAATGAGCTGCTCAATGCGCGCGACATCCGGCCCGAGGAGGTCGAACGCGCCTGGATCTACCGGATTGGCGTGCCCGTTCCACAAAGTGGAGCGACAAGCGAAACGCCCGAGGGACGCGTGCGCCACGTCACGATGGGTAAGGACATTTCGTTCGACGAGGTCATCACGCATTCCGTGGAGAACCGCTACTTGCGATGGACGTACCGCTTCACGCCGGAATCCTTTCCGCCCTACGCGCTCGATGAGCATGTCGTGATCGGCGGCCACTACTTCGACGTCCGGGACACGTCCTATGTGCTGAGGCCCGTCGCGGGCGGCACGGAACTGACGGTGCGGATCGGGTATCGGGTGAGCACGCGGTTCAACTGGTACGCTGCGCCGGTGGCGCGGTTCCTGATGGAAGACCTTGGCGACTCGAACCTCGGCTACTACCGGGGGCGGGCGGAGCGTGCAACGTGACGACGAATCTCGTGTTCTCCTTCGACGAATCCGCGAAGCGCTATCGCGCCAGCCAGGATGCGCGGGAGGTCGCCTTCATCGAAGCGGACCGCATCGGCACCGATTCCCTGCTCATCAAGCACACCGAAGCGCACGAGGAAGGCCAGGGTTTCGCGGGGGCGCTGCTCCGTCACGTGCTGGAGGAAGCGCGCGCGTGCGGCCGCAAGGTCATCCCGATCTGCCCCTACGCGGCGGGATTCATGCGGAAGCATCCCGAATACCACGACGTCCTGCGGCCCGGCTACCCGCTCTAGTACACGTCGCGCAGGTAGCGGCCTTCCTTCGCCAGCCCCGCAAGCCACGCCTTGGCACCCGCCGCGTCGAGCCCACCCTGTGTGGTCGCTACGCTGACCAGCGCATGCTCGACATCAGCAGCCATGTGCTTCGCATCGCCGCACACATAGAAATACGCACCGTCCTTCAGCCACTGCCAGAGCTCCGCGGCCTGCTCGGCCATGCGGTGCTGGACGTAGATCTTCTGCGACTGGTCGCGCGAGAAGGCCGTCGAGAGGCGCGTGAGCAGCCCCTTGTCGCGCCAGGCTTCCATCTCGTCGCGATAGAGGAAATCCGTCGCCTCGTGCTGCGCGCCAAAGAAGAGCCAGTTGCGGCCGGTGGCCCCCGCGGCTTCGCGTTCCTGGAGGAAGGCGCGGAACGGCGCGATGCCGGTGCCGGGGCCGACCATCACGATCGGCGTGGCGGCATTCGTCGGCAAGCGGAAGCCGTGCGACTTCTGCAGGAAGACCGGCACCGGGCGGCCCGGCGAGAGGTGCTCGGCGAAGTAGCCAGAACCCAGGCCGAGGTAACCCCGGCCACCCTCGTCGTAGCGGACGACGCCCACGGTGAGATGGATCTCGCCCGGGTAGCGTTTCGCCGACGAGGCAATGGAGTAGAGCCGCGGCTGCATGCGCGAGAGCGACTGGATGAAGGCACCCACGGGCGGACGAGCCGAGCGGAATTTCACGAGCGTGTCGAAGACGTCGCGGATGCCGTAGCTCGGCGCTCGCTCGTCATCCTCGGCGAGAAGGGCGAGGCGCTGTGCTTCGAACTCCAGCTTGGCGTGGTCGGCCATCAGCGCGAAGAGCTCCGCCGTCGGCTCGCGCAGGCTCACGCGTGACGTGAGCGCTTCGCGCGCGGTCCACGTCGCGCCTTCGAGCATCACGGCCTTGTTGCCCTTGGTTTTGAGGATCGACAGGATCAGCTCGACCACCTGCGGGTCGTTGCCCGCCCAGATGCCGAGGGAGTCGCCGGGCTCGTGCTCGAGGCCCAGGCCGGCCGTCGCGACGCTCACCGCTCGCGTGTCGCGGTCTCCCTTCGTGAGCGGATAGCTCACGATCAACCGGGCACGGGCGGGGCGATCTCGGGAAGGTCCGGGGGGAAAGTCGGGCAAGACGGCGGTCGGGGCCTCGTGGGCCAACGCCGCCGTCCCGGCCGGTTCCTCCTCCAGTAACCGTTTCAGTGCCTTCGTCGTCTGCTTGCCGCCGGGGACGCACTTGCCGACGTCCTTCTCGGCCCCTTCGGCAATGGACTGCGCGTAGCTCTTGCACAGGTAGCCGCACTGCCCGCAATCGAGCTGGCCCATGGCGGACATCAGCTTCAGGCGGAGCGGCTTGCCCTTCGACAACTCCAGGCGCTGGGGCAACTCCAGGACCGGATCATGCCACGGAAGCTCGCCATCGTCTTCCGGGGCGGGGGCGCTCGTGGCGGCCGCTCCGTTGCCTGCCGCCATGCCGAGCATGCCGGCGAAGAAACCGTTCAGCCACGCACGCTGCTCGGGCGAAAAGGGGGCGGTGTCGGGCAGGACGGGAATCATGCGGCGGCGCTGATCTTGAGGTTGAACAGGTTGCGCAGCGCCTCGGCATCGTGGCGGTTCGCGAATGATTGGAACGTCTCGTCGGGCGTGAGGCGATTGGCGAGATACGCGGCGAGCATCCTGCGAATCGTTTCGGGCGCCTCGCCGGCGGGCACGTCGCGATAGACCTCGCGGGCGAGCGCCTGGTCCTCGCCACTGCCGCCGCCGACATACAGGTGATAACCCTCGATCGCCTCCTCGCCGCCGGTGTCCACCTTCGCGGCGAGCAGGCCGATGTCGCCGATGTAGTGCTGAGCGCACGAGTGGTGGCAGCCGGTGAGGTGGATGTTGACGGGCGTATCCATCGCGACGCGCGGCTCGAGGTAGTTCGCGATCGTCATCGCGTGGCCCTTGGTGTCCGAAGCCGAGAACTTGCAGCCGCGATTGCCGGTGCAGGCGACGAGCCCCGCGCGGATCGGCGTGGCCTGCCAGTCGAGACCCATGGACAGGATGTCGCGCTTCACCGCATCGATCGACTCGCGGGGAATGTTGGTGATCAGCAGGTTCTGCCAGACGGTGAGGCGGATCGATCCGTCGTAGCGCGCTGCGAGCGTGGCGATGGAACGCATTTGCGCGGAGGTGAGCTTGCCC includes the following:
- a CDS encoding SRPBCC domain-containing protein, which codes for MDDKPAKRRWLRWGAPLLAGAVVGIAMRFVFSGYPDSMTHAMTAGFIYFVPVVVGAVAVYVSERLSPTASGWHFNIGALANVFFVIGTLLILIEGFVCAIIIVPLFAVIGGLSGLAMGAICRRVTKSKETLYAIAMLPFLATPMESQVPLPVELANVERTIVIHASPERVWNELLNARDIRPEEVERAWIYRIGVPVPQSGATSETPEGRVRHVTMGKDISFDEVITHSVENRYLRWTYRFTPESFPPYALDEHVVIGGHYFDVRDTSYVLRPVAGGTELTVRIGYRVSTRFNWYAAPVARFLMEDLGDSNLGYYRGRAERAT
- a CDS encoding GNAT family N-acetyltransferase, producing MTTNLVFSFDESAKRYRASQDAREVAFIEADRIGTDSLLIKHTEAHEEGQGFAGALLRHVLEEARACGRKVIPICPYAAGFMRKHPEYHDVLRPGYPL
- a CDS encoding sulfite reductase subunit alpha; protein product: MIPVLPDTAPFSPEQRAWLNGFFAGMLGMAAGNGAAATSAPAPEDDGELPWHDPVLELPQRLELSKGKPLRLKLMSAMGQLDCGQCGYLCKSYAQSIAEGAEKDVGKCVPGGKQTTKALKRLLEEEPAGTAALAHEAPTAVLPDFPPGPSRDRPARARLIVSYPLTKGDRDTRAVSVATAGLGLEHEPGDSLGIWAGNDPQVVELILSILKTKGNKAVMLEGATWTAREALTSRVSLREPTAELFALMADHAKLEFEAQRLALLAEDDERAPSYGIRDVFDTLVKFRSARPPVGAFIQSLSRMQPRLYSIASSAKRYPGEIHLTVGVVRYDEGGRGYLGLGSGYFAEHLSPGRPVPVFLQKSHGFRLPTNAATPIVMVGPGTGIAPFRAFLQEREAAGATGRNWLFFGAQHEATDFLYRDEMEAWRDKGLLTRLSTAFSRDQSQKIYVQHRMAEQAAELWQWLKDGAYFYVCGDAKHMAADVEHALVSVATTQGGLDAAGAKAWLAGLAKEGRYLRDVY